The Fimbriimonadia bacterium genome window below encodes:
- a CDS encoding MoxR family ATPase, translating into MGSTAWVVRGACRIGYTRNRGVRVRPETVSTKAAEVAAEVGKAILGKPETIEAAIIALLADGHILLEDVPGVGKTTLAKALARAIGGTYRRVQFTPDLLPADVTGSSLFNQKTVEFEFRPGPIFANIVLADEINRATPKTQSSLLEAMEERQVTVDGTLYHLPRPFFVIATQNNVEMTGTYPLPEAQMDRFLARLSLGYPDKEHEKGILISQQLKAPLDDVRSVLTPEEMVELQADVREVFVDDSLKDYIVEVVRATREESGLLLGASPRGSLLLMRSAQAAAAIAGRDYATPDDVKRVALQVLPHRLIGRSEVRGRADSGPGIIQSILSRVPVPVPTR; encoded by the coding sequence ATGGGTTCGACTGCATGGGTCGTCCGAGGGGCCTGTCGGATCGGCTACACTCGAAACCGAGGAGTGCGCGTGAGACCGGAAACTGTTTCGACAAAGGCTGCAGAGGTCGCCGCCGAGGTGGGAAAGGCGATCCTCGGCAAGCCGGAGACCATCGAGGCCGCTATCATCGCCCTATTGGCCGACGGGCACATCCTGCTGGAGGACGTTCCCGGCGTTGGCAAGACCACGCTCGCCAAAGCCCTAGCGAGAGCGATTGGTGGCACTTACCGACGCGTACAGTTCACCCCCGACCTATTGCCCGCCGACGTGACGGGTAGCTCGCTGTTCAATCAGAAGACGGTGGAGTTCGAGTTCCGGCCGGGACCCATCTTCGCCAACATCGTGCTCGCCGACGAGATCAACCGCGCCACGCCGAAGACGCAATCCAGCTTACTGGAAGCGATGGAGGAGCGCCAGGTCACGGTGGACGGAACCCTGTACCACCTTCCCCGACCCTTCTTCGTCATCGCGACGCAGAACAACGTGGAGATGACGGGCACCTATCCGCTGCCCGAGGCACAGATGGACCGGTTCCTCGCGCGCCTCAGCCTTGGCTACCCGGACAAAGAACACGAGAAGGGCATTCTGATCAGCCAACAGCTAAAGGCACCACTCGACGACGTGCGCTCGGTGCTAACCCCCGAGGAGATGGTAGAGCTGCAGGCCGATGTCCGTGAAGTGTTCGTAGACGACAGCCTAAAGGACTATATCGTAGAAGTGGTTCGAGCCACGCGAGAGGAATCGGGGCTGTTGCTCGGCGCGAGCCCCAGGGGTTCGCTTCTGTTGATGCGTTCGGCACAGGCTGCTGCGGCCATCGCGGGCCGCGACTACGCCACTCCGGACGACGTCAAGCGGGTCGCCCTCCAGGTTTTGCCGCACAGGCTGATCGGCCGCAGCGAAGTGCGCGGCAGGGCGGACAGCGGGCCCGGCATCATCCAGTCCATCCTCAGCCGAGTGCCTGTGCCGGTGCCTACGAGGTAG
- a CDS encoding ROK family protein: MQDTYVVDDFCVIGVDLGGTNVRALAVEPSGNPVGEFASQPSRAKEGAAAVADACADVVRSAERSAGRPCKAVGMAVPGHIDPKDGSVRWAPNFGEYVGGIFRHFADVPLTAMVRERLGVPVHSGNDANLAALGEFMFGKREERPNGLVMITLGTGIGSGIVLTPDQMSGGEPPSAPLLLVGSNGGGAELGHTVVFADGPQCGCGAYGCAEALVNANAIVQRGRAKLEHDPTGLLAQLSGGDPSRITPKLLADAAAQGDESALEVWRETGHYLGVLIGNVINTFVPELVVLGGQISQAGPPLWEPTIRSARNTAIPTLFAATRIEPATEPERAGALGGAALALQRLSR; the protein is encoded by the coding sequence ATGCAAGATACATACGTCGTGGACGATTTTTGCGTTATCGGGGTTGACCTGGGAGGAACGAACGTCCGTGCGCTGGCAGTGGAGCCTAGCGGGAACCCAGTGGGGGAGTTCGCTTCGCAGCCATCGCGAGCGAAGGAGGGAGCGGCTGCCGTGGCCGACGCGTGCGCGGACGTGGTCCGCTCTGCGGAGAGGTCCGCCGGGAGGCCGTGCAAGGCGGTAGGGATGGCCGTGCCCGGCCACATAGATCCCAAGGACGGCTCCGTGCGCTGGGCTCCCAACTTCGGTGAGTATGTGGGAGGCATCTTTCGGCACTTTGCGGACGTGCCGCTGACCGCGATGGTGCGCGAACGGCTCGGTGTGCCGGTGCATAGCGGCAACGACGCCAACTTGGCCGCGCTGGGCGAGTTCATGTTCGGCAAGCGCGAGGAACGGCCTAACGGACTGGTCATGATCACTTTAGGGACGGGCATCGGTAGCGGTATCGTTCTCACCCCGGACCAGATGTCGGGGGGCGAGCCGCCGTCCGCGCCGCTGCTTCTGGTGGGTAGCAACGGCGGAGGGGCGGAGCTGGGGCATACCGTGGTGTTTGCCGATGGACCACAGTGCGGTTGCGGAGCTTACGGATGTGCCGAGGCGCTGGTGAACGCGAACGCGATCGTGCAGCGAGGCAGGGCGAAACTGGAGCACGACCCGACCGGCCTCCTGGCGCAGCTCTCGGGGGGCGATCCCTCGCGCATCACGCCGAAGCTGTTGGCGGACGCGGCGGCGCAGGGGGACGAGAGCGCCCTGGAAGTGTGGCGTGAGACGGGGCACTACCTCGGCGTGCTGATCGGCAATGTCATCAACACCTTCGTGCCGGAGCTGGTGGTCCTGGGGGGCCAGATATCACAGGCGGGTCCGCCTCTTTGGGAGCCGACGATCCGGAGCGCCCGTAATACGGCCATCCCGACGCTCTTTGCCGCCACACGTATCGAACCCGCAACGGAGCCGGAGCGCGCCGGCGCCCTCGGCGGCGCCGCCCTGGCACTTCAGCGCCTAAGCCGCTAA